In a single window of the Leptospira wolffii serovar Khorat str. Khorat-H2 genome:
- a CDS encoding two-component system response regulator produces MENFTDFKPKILVVDDEAANLQVLKQILQDDYKLLFAKDGFKAIELAISEKPNLILLDVMMPGLTGHETCKRLIQEPTTSRIPVIFVTAMAEEEDEADGFASGAVDYITKPVSPAIVKARVKTHLSLVRNEELVETRLQIIQRLGLAAEYKDNETGLHVIRMSHYSKTLASALGYSNDYAEKILHASPMHDIGKIGIPDNILQKPGKLTPEEWEVMKRHPNIGAEIIGDHDSNLLQVAKSIAQNHHEKWDGSGYPNGFQGEGIPIEARIVALADVFDALTTERPYKKAWEISDAIEFIRKESGKHFDPNLVPVFLDQMPELLKIRDRWAEK; encoded by the coding sequence ATGGAAAATTTTACCGATTTTAAACCTAAGATTCTAGTCGTGGACGATGAGGCCGCCAATCTTCAAGTCCTCAAACAGATTTTACAGGACGACTATAAACTTCTATTTGCGAAGGACGGTTTTAAGGCGATAGAACTCGCAATTTCGGAAAAACCGAATCTAATTCTCTTGGACGTCATGATGCCCGGACTTACGGGCCACGAGACCTGTAAGAGATTGATCCAAGAGCCGACTACTTCCAGGATTCCGGTAATATTCGTGACCGCCATGGCGGAAGAAGAGGACGAAGCGGACGGTTTCGCCTCGGGAGCCGTCGACTATATCACGAAACCTGTAAGTCCGGCGATCGTAAAGGCGAGAGTGAAAACCCATCTTTCCCTGGTTAGAAACGAGGAACTCGTAGAGACCAGATTGCAAATCATACAAAGATTAGGGCTCGCGGCCGAATACAAGGACAACGAAACAGGCCTACACGTAATCCGGATGAGCCATTATTCCAAGACATTGGCAAGTGCATTAGGTTATTCTAATGATTACGCGGAAAAGATCCTACATGCCTCTCCTATGCACGATATCGGTAAGATAGGGATCCCGGACAATATCCTGCAAAAACCGGGCAAACTCACTCCCGAAGAATGGGAGGTCATGAAAAGACATCCTAATATCGGCGCTGAAATCATAGGAGACCACGACTCCAATCTTTTGCAGGTGGCAAAAAGTATCGCCCAGAACCACCACGAAAAATGGGACGGCTCCGGATATCCGAACGGATTCCAAGGTGAAGGTATTCCCATAGAGGCGAGAATTGTGGCCTTGGCGGACGTATTCGACGCTTTGACGACCGAAAGACCCTATAAAAAGGCCTGGGAGATTTCCGACGCGATCGAATTCATCCGAAAGGAATCCGGAAAGCATTTCGATCCGAATCTAGTTCCCGTTTTCCTGGACCAAATGCCGGAACTTCTAAAAATACGGGATCGTTGGGCGGAAAAATAA